Proteins co-encoded in one Arachis hypogaea cultivar Tifrunner chromosome 11, arahy.Tifrunner.gnm2.J5K5, whole genome shotgun sequence genomic window:
- the LOC112719688 gene encoding TSL-kinase interacting protein 1 yields MQAEAQISVNPDTNLNPENAVSIRNADPVVSSSLSNATTTQQPAPKKPTRQWAAWTRQEEESFFTALRQVGKNFEKITCRVQSKNKDQVRHYYYRLVRRMNKLLGPGLCLDAKNSKDTNAAMLRWWSLLEKYSCKASKLHLKPRRFKVFVETLEHQLLKDRKKNVKKKPLQAVNCPPPAPNTVSNQSRASVNDPRAVKLVIVDSQNILKLGPSKPPLKRNINMGVNRSNTKGDSITMKPSRQRKKSGVITTAAYKKWEKAAIAGVSLVADAAEHLERASSGKEAENDQENNLGEKCSDPANYVLPPLPTFPQNHVDNNVHNSMKLKLQLFPIDEPTRRALEMDKHNPYLELTLSARKKISSILEHLNRKWGNSSIATGELMIFPYGTQRENLVNYHRWTQESTLSAADIYAMIGSPHIFRLRYGWISNTELELLNMQAPVVTGSMLGLSNNSVNNTMGQMLNSEALPIPSTNNHSLELSEERGTSMIRNCASTTSTALPNTRDNSEYLNTRTDDFCDPTANVPWRGKNVGDRTVTRQLEDADEMKLSSGTGLSAGEWADSLTNISVGDLLSGVSQDLEDNYVDNRIAENCHGLQQIPFSSDSFDAAIAAHISRHQDRMGQPTMASHMSSIWDGEETCDAFLFKKDPIPHKDGTCLSPIATLDSENVVLGGSEKFEKLSPERERLVDDFAQTDHMDSGESDAEAQHQLAKDFNGLADIYWPDSLGPLDLDIPSTKYHSEDLILSDSLSGLNRLIASSLDAFQNCSFFGFDKKEASSAVEAREVSPLSDFKIGSEK; encoded by the exons ATGCAGGCTGAGGCACAAATCTCGGTTAATCCGGATACTAACCTTAACCCGGAGAATGCTGTTTCAATCCGAAATGCGGATCCTGTTGTTTCCTCATCTCTTTCAAATGCAACCACAACTCAACAGCCAG CTCCGAAGAAACCGACAAGGCAGTGGGCTGCTTGGACTCGTCAAGAAGAGGAAAGCTTCTTCACTGCGTTACGACAAGTTGGGAAG AATTTCGAGAAAATCACTTGCCGTGTGCAGAGTAAAAACAAGGATCAG GTCAGGCATTATTACTATCGGCTTGTGAGACGGATGAACAAACTTCTTGGTCCAGGATTGTGTTTAGATGCCAAAAACTCAAAAGATACCAATGCTGCAATGCTTCGCTG GTGGTCTTTATTAGAAAAGTACAGCTGCAAAGCCTCAAAGCTTCACTTAAAGCCCCGAAGGTTCAAAGTTTTTGTGGAAACCTTG GAGCACCAACTTTTGAAGGACAGGAAGAAGAACGTAAAAAAGAAACCTCTGCAGGCGGTAAACTGTCCTCCTCCTGCTCCTAACACAGTTTCAAATCAAAGTAGAGCATCGGTAAATGATCCTCGTGCAGTTAAACTGGTTATTGTTGATAgtcaaaatattttaaagctTGGGCCTTCAAAACCACCATTGAAGCGCAACATAAACATGGGTGTTAACCGTAGTAACACAAAGGGAGATTCAATTACCATGAAGCCCTCAAGGCAGCGAAAGAAATCTG GTGTGATCACAACTGCAGCATATAAAAAGTGGGAGAAGGCTGCAATTGCTGGTGTTTCTTTAGTTGCAGATGCTGCTGAGCATTTGGAGCGAGCTTCCTCTGGTAAGGAGGCTGAAAATGACCAGGAGAATAATCTAG GAGAAAAATGTTCTGATCCTGCTAATTATGTACTGCCCCCTTTGCCCACATTTCCACAAAATCATGTAGATAACAATGTACATAATAGTATGAAACTTAAGCTGCAATTATTCCCAATTGATGAACCTACTCGAAGAGCATTGGAAATG GATAAGCATAACCCATACCTGGAGCTTACACTTAGTGCAAGAAAGAAGATATCATCAATTTTGGAACATCTAAACCGTAAGTGGGGGAATTCAAGCATAGCAACGGGAGAATTAATGATTTTTCCCTATGGTACTCAAAGGGAGAACTTGGTAAACTATCATAGATGGACCCAGGAATCTACTCTTAGTGCTGCAGATATATATGCAATGATTGGAAGTCCACACATATTTCGTTTGAG GTATGGCTGGATTTCCAACACTGAGCTTGAGTTATTAAATATGCAAGCCCCGGTAGTAACTGGCAGCATGCTTGGACTATCAAACAATAGTGTGAACAATACTATGGGTCAGATGCTGAATTCTGAAGCACTCCCTATTCCTTCAACTAACAATCATTCCTTGGAGCTCTCTGAAGAACGAGGAACGTCCATGATCAGAAACTGTGCTAGCACTACTTCCACTGCTTTGCCTAATACTAGAGACAACAGTGAATACCTGAATACAAGAACTGATGATTTCTGTGATCCTACAGCAAATGTACCATGGCGTGGAAAAAATGTTGGGGATAGAACTGTGACTAGACAGTTGGAAGATGCG GATGAGATGAAGTTAAGCAGTGGAACTGGTCTGTCAGCTGGTGAGTGGGCTGACAGCCTTACCAACATTAGTGTGGGGGACCTACTTTCAGGAGTTTCTCAAGATCTTGAAGATAACTATGTTGATAATCGTATTGCTGAAAATTGTCATGGTCTTCAGCAAATTCCTTTCAGTAGTGATTCTTTCGATGCTGCTATTGCTGCTCACATCTCTAGACACCAAGACAGGATGGGACAACCGACCATGGCATCCCACATGTCTTCCATATGGGATGGTGAAGAGACATGCGATGCTTTCTTATTTAAAAAGGATCCTATTCCTCATAAAGATGGTACTTGTCTATCACCAATTGCTACCTTAGATTCTGAAAATGTGGTCCTTGGAGGGTCCGAGAAATTTGAAAAG CTGTCACCTGAAAGAGAGAGGCTTGTGGATGATTTTGCTCAAACTGACCATATGGATAGTGGTGAGTCGGATGCAGAGGCCCAGCATCAATTAGCAAAAGATTTCAATGGACTAGCGGATATCTATTGG CCTGATTCTCTGGGACCGTTGGATCTGGATATACCATCAACCAAGTATCACAGTGAAGATCTAATTCTGAGTGATAGCCTTAGTGGTCTGAACCGCTTAATAGCCAGCAGCTTGGATGCATTCCAGAACTGCTCCTTTTTCGGGTTTGACAAGAAGGAAGCATCATCAGCAGTTGAGGCTCGAGAAGTTTCTCCTCTTTCGGATTTTAAAATTGGAAGTGAAAAATGA
- the LOC112719690 gene encoding large ribosomal subunit protein P2B codes for MKVIAAYLLAVLGGNTAPSADDIKNILSSVGAEADDGMIDLLLSQVEGKDVTELIACGREKLAAVPSGGGAVAVAAAPAAGGGGAAPAAEAKEEKKVEEKEESDDDMGFSLFD; via the exons ATGAAGGTCATTGCTGCGTATTTGTTGGCCGTATTGGGAGGCAACACTGCCCCTTCAGCTGATGATATCAAGAACATCCTTTCCTCAG TTGGAGCTGAGGCTGATGATGGCATGATTGACTTGCTCTTGAGTCAAGTGGAGGGCAAAGATGTCACTGAGCTAATTGCATGTGGAAGGGAGAAGTTGGCTGCAGTGCCTTCTGGTGGCGGTGCAGTTGCTGTTGCTGCTGCTCCCGCCGCTGGAGGGGGTGGCGCTGCACCTGCTGCCGAAGCAAAGGAGGAAAAGAAAGTTGAAGAGAAGGAAGAGTCAGATGAT GATATGGGTTTCAGCTTATTCGACTAG
- the LOC112719689 gene encoding peptidyl-prolyl cis-trans isomerase CYP71 gives MEEHENGTAGNVTEEEPAIGPGPAPRARPKRPLQFEQAYLDALPSANMYEKSYMHRDVVTHVAVSAAEFFITGSIDGHLKFWKKRPIGIEFAKHFRSHLGPIEGLAVSIDGLLCCTISHDRSVKVYDVVNYDMMVMIRLPYIPGAVEWVYKQGDVKARLAISDRNSSFVHIYDARSGSNDPIISKEIHMAPIKVMRYNPVYDSVISADTKGIIEYWSPTTLQFPEDEVNFKLKSDTNLFEIVKCKTSVSAIEVSPDGKQFSITSPDRRIRVFWFRTGKLRRVYDESLEVAQDLQRSDAPLYRLEAIDFGRRMAVEKEIEKTESAPLPNAVFDESSNFIIYATLLGIKIINLHTNKVARILGKVENNDRFLRIALYQGDQSSKKVRRIPSAAANANESKEPLTDPTLLCCAFKKHRIYLFSRREPEEPEDATKGRDVFNEKPPADELLAVSDIGKTATTSLPDNVILHTTMGDIHMKLYPEECPKTVENFTTHCRNGYYDNLIFHRVIKGFMIQTGDPLGDGTGGQSIWGREFEDEFHKSLRHDRPFTVSMANAGPNTNGSQFFITTVATPWLDNKHSVFGRVVKGMDVVQSIEKVKTDKTDKPYQDVKILNVTVPKS, from the exons ATGGAGGAACATGAGAATGGCACTGCCGGTAATGTAACTGAGGAAGAGCCCGCCATCGGACCCGGCCCAGCCCCTCGAGCCCGCCCCAAGCGTCCCCTCCAGTTCGAGCAGGCTTACCTTGACGCTCTCCCCTCCGCCAACAT GTACGAGAAAAGTTATATGCACCGCGATGTGGTTACGCATGTTGCTGTTTCAGCTGCCGAATTCTTCATAACTGGAAGTATTGATG GGCACTTGAAATTTTGGAAGAAAAGGCCCATTGGTATTGAGTTTGCCAAACACTTCAGATCTCATCTCGGTCCGATTGAAGGTCTAGCC GTTAGTATTGATGGTCTGCTATGTTGTACCATATCACATGACCGTTCTGTCAAAGTATATGACGTAGTGAACTATGACATGATGGTAATGATTCGTTTGCCATATATCCCCGGTGCTGTGGAATGGGTTTACAAACAAGGGGATGTCAAAGCTAGGCTTGCCATTAGTGATAGGAACTCATCTTTTGTGCACATATATGATGCTCGATCGGGTTCAAATGACCCTATCATTTCCAAAGAG ATACATATGGCTCCTATTAAAGTTATGAGGTACAATCCTGTATATGATTCTGTAATTTCTGCTGATACAAAGGGGATCATTGAGTACTGGAGCCCCACCACGCTTCAATTCCCAGAAGATGA GGTCAATTTTAAGCTGAAGAGTGATACTAACCTCTTTGAAATAGTAAAATGCAAGACTTCTGTTTCAGCTATTGAG GTCAGCCCGGATGGTAAACAATTTTCTATCACATCGCCTGACCGCAGGATACGTGTCTTTTGGTTCAGAACGGGTAAACTAAGAAGAGTTTATGATGAATCTTTGGAG GTTGCTCAAGATCTTCAAAGAAGCGATGCTCCATTATACCGGCTGGAAGCCATTGATTTTGGCCGAAGGATGGCTGTCGAGAAggagatagagaaaacagaaagtgCTCCATTGCCCAACGCAGTTTTTGATGAAAgttctaattttattatatatgcaACCTTGCTTGGGATTAAA ATTATTAACTTGCACACCAACAAAGTTGCTCGAATACTTGGAAAGGTGGAGAATAATGATAGGTTCTTAAGGATTGCATTATATCAAGGTGATCAAAGTAGTAAAAAAGTAAGAAGGATTCCTTCAGCTGCTGCTAATGCCAATGAAAGCAAAGAGCCTTTGACAGACCCCACTCTCCTGTGTTGTGCTTTCAAAAAGCACAGGATATATTTATTCAG TCGGAGAGAACCAGAAGAGCCTGAAGATGCAACTAAGGGAAGAGATGTGTTTAATGAAAAGCCTCCTGCTGATGAGCTTTTGGCAGTTTCAGATATTGGAAAGACTGCGACAACCTCACTTCCTGACAATGTG ATTCTACACACCACCATGGGTGATATTCATATGAAATTATACCCAGAGGAATGTCCAAAAACTGTGGAGAACTTTACAACTCACTGCCGGAATGGTTATTACGACAATCTTATTTTTCATCGTGTCATCAAGGGCTTCATGATACAAACGGGAGATCCTTTAGGAGATGGCACTGGTGGGCAGTCCATTTGGGGGAGGGAATTTGAGGATGAATTTCACAAAAG TCTAAGGCATGATAGGCCTTTCACGGTGTCAATGGCAAATGCTGGTCCGAATACGAACGGTTCCCAGTTCTTTATCACCACAGTAGCCACTCCTTGGTTGGACAACAAGCATTCTGTATTTGGTAGAGTTGTGAAGGGAATGGATGTTGTTCAG TCTATAGAGAAAGTGAAGACAGACAAGACAGATAAGCCATACCAAGATGTTAAGATCCTAAATGTCACTGTACCGAAGTCCTAA
- the LOC112719691 gene encoding protein DYAD → MVNTTTIAAGSDELQVGGFHEILHSMLPPDSPVQLKSVRIAMVSEIDREENLVSLRYPSLHSLRTHFTNPNFGKPEAKKIPALDEKCVMDFNSAVKALFRIVPILEFVENRESWAFWASPEEKPIATAGGGANSTIACKQGRCWSHLKFTGMLQWGQRRHVRFLGRHEAQLRPNQLQLATVDDTEENKKRNGRDQEDEGEEEETKTKKKLTTRQCNAIVVTANDVVSNHASNRNTKAKNKRRKIAIDRWSVQRYKTAEENMLRVMKEKGAVFGNPIMRAELRSEARKYIGDTGLLDHLLKHMAGKVAPGGTERFRRRHNAEGAMEYWLESADLVDVRRQAGVQDPYWTPPPGWSIGDIIISPHDHVLAVAQLNEIKQEILQLKQEMRELAAKKGEEALATTPTSCLSNLQSEENASLGPKQEIYVELVNKKVKIEEQLKEISLTLSTMAEQLGMLKEPTMSESANSGDDALMQEKSTENMESLVSGFQICKPKGVFVWPNRDVFSPKVDSIVPIDENHPASKPNTEHLSMPMPNLYSHVKPLAERRPLSNATLTHVFGAFSPCFSPPLDTP, encoded by the exons ATGGTGAACACTACCACCATTGCAGCAGGTTCCGATGAATTACAAGTCGGTGGATTCCATGAAATCCTTCACTCCATGCTCCCACCTGATTCCCCCGTTCAGCTCAAATCCGTTCGCATTGCAATG GTGAGTGAGATTGACAGAGAGGAGAATCTGGTTTCGTTGAGGTACCCAAGCCTTCACTCTCTTCGCACTCACTTCACTAATCCCAACTTCGGAAAACCCGAAGCCAAGAAGATTCCAGCGCTCGACGAGAAATGCGTTATGGATTTCAATTCCGCCGTGAAAGCACTCTTCAGGATAGTCCCGATCCTCGAATTCGTCGAAAATAGAGAGTCGTGGGCCTTTTGGGCCTCGCCGGAAGAAAAGCCCATTGCCACCGCCGGTGGAGGAGCAAATAGTACAATAGCATGCAAGCAAGGTCGGTGCTGGTCTCACCTCAAGTTCACGGGAATGCTTCAGTGGGGCCAACGACGCCACGTTCGCTTCTTGGGCCGCCATGAGGCCCAATTACGGCCCAATCAACTTCAACTAGCTACCGTTGATGACACGGAGGAGAACAAGAAGAGAAACGGAAGAGATCAAGAAgacgaaggagaagaagaagaaacgaagacgaagaagaagttGACAACTCGTCAATGCAATGCGATTGTTGTAACCgcaaacgacgtcgtttcgaaTCATGCATCGAACAGAAACACCAAAGCGAAAAACAAGCGCCGGAAAATCGCCATTGATAGATGGTCAGTTCAAAG GTATAAGACTGCGGAGGAGAATATGTTGAGGGTCATGAAGGAGAAGGGGGCAGTGTTTGGGAACCCAATAATGAGGGCAGAGCTGAGATCAGAAGCAAGGAAGTACATTGGGGACACTGGTTTATTGGACCATTTGCTCAAGCACATGGCAGGCAAGGTGGCACCAGGCGGAACTGAGAGGTTCCGGCGGCGCCACAATGCCGAGGGCGCCATGGAGTATTGGCTGGAGAGTGCTGATCTCGTCGATGTCCGGCGCCAAGCAGGGGTTCAGGACCCTTACTGGACTCCTCCTCCTGGTTGGAGCATTGGTGATATTATCAtttctccacatgatcatgtTCTTGCTGTTGCTCAACTCAATGAGATCAAGCAGGAAATTCTTCAGTTGAAGCA GGAAATGAGGGAGCTTGCAGCAAAGAAGGGAGAGGAAGCTTTGGCCACCACCCCTACTTCATGCTTGTCCAATTTACAGTCCGAGGAGAATGCTTCCTTGGGTCCAAAGCAG GAGATCTATGTAGAGTTGGTGAATAAGAAGGTTAAAATTGAGGAACAACTGAAGGAAATTTCCCTCACTTTGAGCACCATGGCG GAGCAACTAGGGATGCTGAAGGAACCAACAATGTCAGAATCAGCAAATTCAGGGGATGATGCACTGATGCAAGAAAAAAGCACTGAAAATATGGAAAGCTTGGTAAGTGGCTTCCAAATTTGCAAGCCAAAAGGGGTATTTGTGTGGCCAAATAGGGATGTGTTTTCTCCAAAGGTTGATTCTATTGTCCCCATTGATGAAAACCATCCAGCTTCCAAACCCAACACTGAACACTTGTCAATGCCAATGCCTAACCTTTATTCCCATGTTAAGCCATTAGCAGAGAGACGCCCTTTGAGCAACGCTACTTTGACCCATGTCTTTGGGGCCTTTTCCCCTTGCTTTTCTCCACCATTAGACACCCCATGA